The following proteins are co-located in the Desulfurellaceae bacterium genome:
- a CDS encoding PD40 domain-containing protein produces MPDHSTFRQGLCVALFVALLSVPGRHATAEPDRIAYIHHTGDLYTIRPDGTDRRQLASGELLQPVSGAVPSSFSVSPAQSRPASRAAYSWPLWSPRGERLACFRIVLDEHGQTGELYIFDVASSRVLNAYTEPGLRPIYAYWAPNGHQLAVLRNRADTLSLDLWPAVGWQAPTMIARGAPFYFDWRADAAALLVHHGPSGQTEQPGGHAVGLLDIESGQRKTVSHSPASFGAPSWSFDSQWMAYGDDRQRPVSLMIAPADGGSPKPFASVSQRIAIGWSPTQTLVAVATTSLPGGAVFEELRLIDIASGQIRRLVTEPFVAYFWSPDGKRIVYARRRPGSRLSTWVVVSVASGQTSEVVDFAPSRTLNQVFRYFDQYALSHRLWSPDSQRFVFAGSAGSDAHPLLGIRHPRVYVVEAKARAIPQVVADGHIAFWSPR; encoded by the coding sequence ATGCCTGATCATTCGACATTTCGCCAGGGTCTGTGTGTCGCCCTCTTCGTCGCTCTCCTGTCCGTGCCAGGTAGACACGCCACGGCCGAGCCGGATCGGATCGCCTACATCCATCATACCGGAGACCTGTATACGATCAGGCCGGACGGCACCGACCGCCGGCAGCTGGCCTCCGGCGAGCTGTTGCAGCCCGTCTCGGGCGCTGTCCCGTCTTCCTTCTCCGTCTCCCCTGCCCAGTCCCGACCGGCGAGTCGGGCGGCGTATAGCTGGCCGCTGTGGTCACCCCGGGGAGAACGGCTGGCCTGTTTTCGGATCGTCCTCGACGAGCACGGCCAGACCGGAGAGCTGTATATTTTCGACGTGGCCAGCTCACGGGTGCTCAACGCCTACACCGAGCCCGGGCTGCGGCCCATCTACGCCTACTGGGCTCCCAACGGACACCAGCTGGCGGTGTTGCGCAACCGGGCCGACACCTTATCCCTGGATCTGTGGCCCGCTGTGGGCTGGCAGGCGCCCACCATGATCGCCCGGGGCGCACCGTTCTATTTTGACTGGCGCGCGGATGCGGCGGCACTCCTGGTCCACCACGGCCCGAGCGGCCAGACTGAGCAGCCCGGCGGCCATGCGGTCGGCCTGCTCGATATTGAGAGCGGCCAACGCAAAACCGTGTCCCACAGCCCGGCGTCTTTTGGCGCGCCGTCGTGGTCTTTCGACAGCCAGTGGATGGCTTACGGCGATGACCGACAGCGGCCGGTCTCGCTCATGATCGCTCCGGCCGACGGCGGCAGTCCCAAGCCGTTTGCCAGCGTCTCGCAACGCATCGCTATCGGCTGGTCTCCAACCCAGACGCTGGTGGCGGTGGCCACGACCTCACTGCCGGGGGGAGCGGTGTTCGAAGAACTGCGGCTCATCGACATTGCCAGCGGCCAGATCCGCCGCTTGGTCACAGAGCCTTTCGTCGCCTATTTCTGGTCGCCGGACGGGAAACGGATCGTGTACGCCCGGCGCCGCCCCGGCAGCCGGCTCAGCACCTGGGTGGTTGTCAGCGTGGCCAGCGGACAGACGAGCGAGGTCGTTGACTTTGCCCCGTCTCGGACGCTGAACCAGGTGTTCCGCTACTTCGATCAGTATGCCCTGTCGCATCGGCTCTGGTCGCCCGATAGCCAGCGGTTCGTCTTTGCCGGCAGCGCCGGCTCAGACGCCCACCCTCTCCTCGGTATCCGCCATCCCCGGGTGTATGTGGTGGAAGCAAAAGCACGAGCCATCCCCCAGGTCGTGGCCGACGGCCACATCGCCTTCTGGTCCCCACGCTGA
- the hslO gene encoding Hsp33 family molecular chaperone HslO, whose translation MDSADGLVRTTAAGRAIRAVAAVTTQLVDEARRRHRTAPTASAALGRTMTAGLLLGSLLREDETISLQFVGKGPLRGIFVDANARGDVRGFVYHPRTHLPSRNGKLDVGGAVGSGTFVVMRSQPWLTAPHRSILPIVSGEIGQDVAHYLLNSEQIPSAVSLGVFVQPDESVSAAGGFVIQAMPGAPDDLIRQLENTVAKTRPVSDMVRRGATAHDILHEVVGAFSPSVIEEQIVRFVCRCSRDRVLGALVALGRDEVQDLLDTQGVAQVTCEFCNTRFTLERTELEALIEG comes from the coding sequence ATGGACAGCGCCGATGGCTTAGTCAGGACAACCGCAGCCGGGCGGGCAATCCGAGCCGTGGCGGCCGTCACCACCCAGTTGGTGGATGAGGCGCGTCGGCGTCACCGCACAGCCCCGACCGCCAGCGCCGCTCTGGGTCGCACAATGACGGCTGGCCTGCTGCTGGGCAGTCTGTTGCGAGAGGACGAGACGATCTCCTTGCAGTTTGTCGGCAAGGGGCCGTTGCGCGGAATTTTTGTTGACGCCAACGCCCGCGGCGACGTGCGCGGCTTTGTGTATCACCCGCGGACGCATCTGCCCTCCCGCAACGGCAAGCTCGATGTCGGCGGGGCGGTCGGCAGCGGGACCTTTGTGGTCATGCGCTCTCAGCCGTGGCTGACCGCCCCCCACCGCAGCATTCTGCCCATCGTGTCGGGAGAGATCGGCCAGGATGTCGCCCACTATCTGCTGAATTCGGAACAAATCCCCTCGGCAGTCAGCCTCGGCGTGTTTGTCCAGCCCGACGAGAGCGTGAGCGCGGCGGGTGGCTTTGTGATTCAGGCCATGCCCGGGGCGCCCGACGATCTCATCAGGCAGCTCGAAAACACGGTTGCGAAGACCCGACCGGTCAGCGACATGGTGCGCCGTGGCGCCACTGCCCACGACATCCTGCACGAGGTGGTGGGTGCGTTCAGCCCGTCGGTAATCGAGGAACAGATAGTGCGTTTTGTGTGTCGGTGCAGTCGGGATCGCGTCCTGGGCGCGCTGGTCGCTCTGGGTCGGGACGAGGTCCAGGACCTGCTCGACACACAGGGCGTGGCCCAGGTCACCTGCGAGTTTTGTAACACCCGGTTCACGCTTGAGCGGACCGAGTTGGAAGCGCTGATCGAAGGCTGA
- a CDS encoding squalene/phytoene synthase family protein gives MSQTPPRSEEYDPFSPSRPVSSLAEAYAYCRRVTRQSSSNFYYAFRLLSKERRNALYATYAFCRFMDDITDQPAAPTGATRRGGRAAETAPETRDSRTQTLARLLNLWREELDYCYTQKPRHPISHALADAIQRFPIQRQHLAGIIDGVEMDLHRTRYQTFDELRDYCYHVACLVGLICIEIFGYRNPQTPDYAVNLGLALQLTNILRDVGEDAERGRIYLPAEDIVAHGYSEQELCAGVYNEAFVRLMGFEQERAREYYRRAAATLAEEDRRSLAAAEAMHFIYRRLLDEIVAQKFRVFGRRISLSSWYKIGLAASAWRRGRLGW, from the coding sequence GTGAGTCAGACCCCGCCCCGATCCGAGGAATACGATCCTTTTAGCCCGTCTCGCCCTGTCTCTTCCCTTGCCGAAGCGTATGCCTACTGCCGCCGGGTGACCCGCCAGAGTTCCTCAAACTTCTATTACGCGTTTCGTCTGCTGTCCAAGGAACGCCGCAACGCCTTGTACGCGACCTATGCCTTCTGTCGGTTCATGGACGATATCACCGATCAGCCCGCCGCACCGACGGGCGCGACGCGGCGTGGCGGCCGTGCCGCCGAAACCGCGCCCGAGACACGCGACAGTCGGACCCAGACCCTAGCCCGGCTGCTCAACCTGTGGCGGGAAGAGCTGGACTATTGCTACACCCAGAAACCCCGCCATCCCATCTCCCACGCGCTGGCCGATGCGATCCAGCGCTTTCCCATTCAGCGTCAGCACCTGGCTGGAATTATCGACGGCGTGGAGATGGATTTGCACCGCACACGCTACCAGACCTTCGATGAGCTGCGTGACTACTGCTACCATGTGGCCTGCCTGGTGGGACTGATCTGCATTGAGATCTTTGGCTACCGCAATCCTCAGACCCCCGACTACGCCGTGAACCTGGGTCTGGCGCTCCAGCTGACGAATATCCTGCGTGACGTGGGCGAGGACGCCGAACGGGGGCGGATTTATCTGCCGGCCGAGGACATCGTCGCCCACGGCTACAGCGAACAGGAATTGTGCGCCGGGGTGTACAACGAGGCCTTTGTCCGGCTGATGGGTTTTGAGCAGGAGCGAGCCCGAGAGTACTATCGGCGGGCCGCAGCCACGCTGGCCGAAGAAGACCGGCGCAGCCTGGCGGCGGCAGAAGCCATGCACTTCATCTACCGCCGCCTGCTCGACGAGATCGTGGCCCAGAAGTTTCGGGTCTTCGGTCGGCGTATCAGCCTCAGCAGCTGGTATAAGATCGGGCTCGCCGCATCCGCCTGGCGGCGGGGACGGCTCGGCTGGTGA
- a CDS encoding shikimate dehydrogenase, translating to MARHTIDGHTRTVGIFGDPIAHTRSPAMHNAAFQALGLPYVYLPFHVRPADLVKAVHGVRALGLLGLNVTVPHKERIVRCLDGLSPEAELCGAVNTVVNQDGQLFGDNTDGRGFLNSLQEAKLAPRGIEVVLIGAGGSARAVLVSLIRARCAVVRIVNRTQANARKLVRTYRRTGETRLEALPLDALRDPTVVSGAGLVINASAVGLHDDEFLPLAYTATQASCLFYDLLYRPDRTPFLRHARAAGRPVMDGRRMLLHQGTLAFSLWTGRPAPLEVMDRALQRALRQTA from the coding sequence ATGGCACGCCACACGATTGACGGACACACCCGGACGGTCGGGATCTTCGGCGACCCGATTGCCCACACCCGTTCGCCGGCCATGCACAATGCGGCCTTTCAGGCCCTGGGGCTGCCGTATGTGTATCTCCCGTTTCACGTGCGTCCGGCCGATCTGGTCAAAGCCGTGCACGGTGTGCGCGCCCTGGGTCTTCTCGGCCTGAACGTCACCGTTCCGCATAAAGAGCGTATCGTCCGCTGCCTCGACGGCCTCAGTCCCGAAGCCGAGCTGTGCGGCGCGGTGAATACGGTCGTGAATCAGGACGGCCAGCTGTTTGGTGACAATACGGACGGCCGCGGTTTTTTGAACTCGCTGCAAGAGGCCAAGCTCGCTCCACGCGGCATTGAGGTCGTTCTGATCGGCGCGGGCGGTTCAGCCCGGGCCGTCCTGGTGTCTCTCATCCGGGCGCGGTGTGCCGTGGTCAGGATTGTCAACCGCACCCAGGCCAACGCGCGCAAACTCGTCCGTACCTACCGTCGGACGGGTGAAACCCGGCTTGAGGCTTTACCGCTCGACGCCCTGCGCGACCCGACCGTTGTGTCCGGGGCCGGGCTGGTCATCAACGCAAGCGCGGTTGGCCTCCACGACGACGAATTTCTTCCCCTGGCCTACACCGCAACCCAGGCCAGCTGCCTGTTCTACGATCTCCTGTATCGCCCCGACCGGACGCCTTTCCTCAGACACGCCCGGGCGGCCGGGCGGCCGGTGATGGACGGACGACGGATGCTGCTACATCAGGGCACGCTTGCTTTTTCCCTGTGGACAGGCCGTCCCGCCCCCCTGGAGGTGATGGACCGGGCTCTGCAACGCGCTCTGCGACAGACCGCCTGA
- a CDS encoding secondary thiamine-phosphate synthase enzyme YjbQ produces MIIRSKTIQLDTRTQVQLFDLTQQVKEFVAESGVSNGMGVVSTLHTTTGVFYTETQDALWDDVDAFLRRVVTDKTGYKHNDPMLSDCERKNAAAHLRAIMLGGSLALQVENGELVLGQFQRIVFAELDGPRPRSVRMQFMGIGDAPQLPLSRGQQFDQQSGAGENGEAPL; encoded by the coding sequence ATGATTATTCGGTCCAAGACAATCCAGCTTGACACCCGAACCCAGGTCCAGCTGTTCGATCTGACCCAACAGGTCAAGGAGTTTGTGGCTGAGAGTGGGGTAAGCAATGGTATGGGGGTGGTGTCCACCCTGCATACCACGACCGGTGTCTTTTATACCGAGACCCAGGATGCTCTGTGGGATGACGTGGATGCTTTCCTGCGTCGGGTGGTGACCGACAAGACGGGTTACAAGCATAACGATCCGATGCTGTCCGATTGCGAGCGCAAGAACGCGGCCGCCCACCTGCGGGCCATCATGCTGGGCGGCTCATTGGCCCTGCAGGTGGAAAACGGAGAGTTGGTGTTGGGCCAGTTTCAGCGTATTGTTTTCGCCGAACTCGACGGTCCCCGTCCCCGCTCGGTTCGCATGCAGTTTATGGGGATTGGTGACGCGCCCCAGCTTCCTCTGAGCCGTGGACAACAGTTCGATCAACAGAGCGGGGCCGGCGAGAATGGCGAGGCGCCGCTCTGA
- a CDS encoding type II secretion system F family protein, whose amino-acid sequence MPIFRWQGVGPRGERLTGEMDAASPAVVRSRLRAERIRPLDQTIRPKRPRFGAGLSIPGLGHKVRQKDLVVFTRQFATMIDAGLPLIRGLDIVARQTDNTALQDILRQVRHDVANGTPLAEAMAKHPKIFTDLYTSMVSAGEVGGILDTILTRLAGSLEKALRLKSSLTGALIYPLSIITVAMAVSAVLLIFVVPVFARMFASFGQALPLPTQLAIQLSDFLQTYISQLLILLVGLILGLRSLYRTQAGRSVIDRGVLRFPLFGPLIRKAAVARFTRTLATLLSSGVPLPEALLVTGSSAGNTVVERAVLAAHHAIRQGKALSEPLAASQVFPPMVSHMIEVGEQTGALDRMLEKIADFYEQEVDATVANLSALLEPVVIVFLGLVIGGLVVAMYLPIFTLGAAMMG is encoded by the coding sequence ATGCCGATCTTTCGTTGGCAGGGGGTCGGCCCCCGGGGCGAACGGCTGACGGGTGAAATGGACGCGGCGAGCCCGGCTGTGGTCAGGTCGCGGCTGCGGGCCGAGCGCATCCGACCGCTGGACCAGACCATACGCCCCAAGCGGCCGCGGTTTGGAGCGGGACTCTCCATTCCCGGCCTAGGACACAAAGTCCGTCAAAAAGACCTGGTCGTTTTCACCCGGCAATTTGCCACCATGATTGACGCCGGCCTGCCTCTCATACGCGGGCTCGACATCGTCGCCCGACAGACAGACAACACCGCCTTGCAGGACATTCTCAGACAGGTTCGCCACGACGTTGCAAACGGCACGCCGCTGGCCGAGGCAATGGCCAAGCACCCCAAAATCTTCACCGATCTGTACACCAGTATGGTCTCGGCCGGGGAGGTCGGCGGCATCCTGGATACCATTCTGACCCGCCTGGCCGGCTCTCTGGAAAAGGCGCTCCGCCTCAAGAGCAGCCTGACCGGCGCCCTGATCTATCCGCTGAGTATTATCACCGTGGCCATGGCGGTCAGCGCGGTGTTGCTCATCTTTGTGGTTCCGGTTTTTGCCCGCATGTTTGCCAGCTTCGGTCAGGCCCTGCCGCTCCCGACCCAGCTCGCGATTCAGCTCAGCGATTTTCTGCAGACCTACATTTCCCAGTTGCTCATTCTGCTGGTCGGACTCATCCTTGGCCTGCGCAGCCTGTATCGCACCCAAGCCGGACGCTCCGTCATTGACCGTGGCGTACTGCGCTTCCCCCTCTTTGGTCCGCTCATTCGCAAAGCGGCTGTCGCCCGCTTCACCCGGACCCTGGCCACCCTGCTGTCGTCCGGCGTACCACTGCCCGAAGCGCTACTGGTGACCGGCAGCAGCGCGGGCAACACCGTTGTTGAGCGAGCCGTGCTGGCCGCCCACCACGCCATTCGTCAGGGCAAAGCCCTGTCCGAACCGCTGGCCGCAAGCCAAGTCTTTCCGCCCATGGTCTCCCACATGATTGAGGTCGGCGAGCAGACCGGCGCGCTTGACCGCATGCTGGAGAAGATTGCCGACTTCTACGAACAAGAGGTAGACGCGACGGTGGCCAACCTCAGCGCGCTGCTCGAACCCGTGGTCATCGTCTTCCTGGGGCTCGTTATCGGCGGCCTGGTCGTTGCCATGTACCTGCCGATTTTCACTCTTGGTGCGGCGATGATGGGCTAG
- a CDS encoding DUF2797 domain-containing protein: MRTLHGELAKMRTAATTPVSYTLPVGGEGLALNGLLGSRLRIRFQGEIFCVACGRRTKKSFQQGHCYPCSQSLASCDMCIVKPELCHYAAGTCRQPDWGLAHCMQPHYVYLANSSGLKVGITRASQIPTRWLDQGAVQALPVFRVASRYLAGLIEVVLKKHVADRTDWRKMLSGEPPPCDLSAQRDALIERCQDELERIATTAGEGRIVPLPAAPARRFRFPVQRYADKLVAHNLDKRPEVEGTLTGVKGQYLLFDTGVLNVRKFAGYRVTVEG; this comes from the coding sequence ATGAGGACGCTGCACGGAGAGTTGGCCAAGATGCGTACGGCTGCGACGACTCCGGTCTCCTATACCCTGCCGGTCGGTGGGGAAGGGCTGGCGCTGAACGGACTGCTGGGCTCGAGACTGCGGATACGCTTCCAGGGGGAGATTTTTTGTGTTGCCTGCGGCCGCAGGACAAAAAAGAGCTTTCAGCAGGGCCACTGCTATCCGTGTTCCCAGAGCCTGGCCAGCTGTGACATGTGCATTGTGAAACCCGAGCTGTGCCACTATGCGGCCGGAACCTGCCGGCAGCCGGACTGGGGCCTGGCCCACTGCATGCAACCCCACTATGTCTATCTGGCCAACTCCTCGGGGCTCAAGGTCGGCATTACCCGGGCAAGCCAGATTCCCACCCGCTGGCTGGATCAGGGAGCGGTCCAGGCCCTGCCTGTTTTCCGGGTCGCCAGCCGCTATCTGGCGGGCCTGATCGAGGTGGTGCTGAAAAAACACGTTGCCGACCGAACCGATTGGCGCAAGATGCTCAGCGGCGAACCCCCGCCGTGTGACCTGTCGGCGCAGCGCGACGCCCTGATTGAGCGGTGTCAGGACGAGCTGGAGCGCATTGCCACGACTGCGGGTGAGGGGCGGATCGTCCCGCTGCCGGCCGCGCCAGCGCGCCGCTTCAGGTTTCCCGTGCAGCGCTATGCCGACAAGCTGGTCGCCCACAATCTTGACAAGCGGCCCGAGGTCGAGGGGACGCTGACCGGCGTCAAAGGGCAGTATCTGCTGTTCGATACGGGGGTGCTCAACGTCCGCAAATTCGCCGGCTACCGGGTGACGGTCGAGGGCTGA
- the ribB gene encoding 3,4-dihydroxy-2-butanone-4-phosphate synthase gives MFSVPPPSPPDHTSPYITSIEDAIEEIRAGRMIILMDDEDRENEGDLCMAAEAVTPEAINFMAKYGRGLICMPMAEEQTDALGLSMMVDKNTAPLGTAFTVSFDAKNGVGRGISAEDRAVTILAATRDGARSEDFVMPGHVFPLRARRGGVLVRTGQTEGAVDLSRLAGFKPLGVICEIMRDDGTMARLPDLEEFAATHNLKIATIADLIQYRLRHDSLVHHVDEARLPTRSGGDFAAHVYTSDVDDQEHLVLVKGEISPEEPVLVRAHTEYVFGDVFGYSAANTSALIRRSMELIEAEGKGVILYLRQEGQGAQLLREKASPRKRGSAAREAVVSGPGSQPNDFRDYGIGAQILRSLGVRKMRLLTNSPRRLVSLPGYGLEIVECVPLNKATPQTPAKTKKKSVRSRQTRASA, from the coding sequence ATGTTTTCCGTTCCCCCCCCAAGCCCGCCGGATCATACCAGCCCATACATTACCTCGATAGAAGACGCGATCGAAGAAATCCGGGCCGGTCGGATGATTATTCTGATGGATGACGAAGATCGGGAAAATGAGGGCGATCTGTGTATGGCGGCCGAGGCCGTCACCCCCGAGGCGATTAACTTCATGGCCAAATACGGCCGGGGCCTGATCTGCATGCCGATGGCCGAGGAGCAGACCGATGCGCTGGGCCTGTCCATGATGGTGGACAAGAACACGGCTCCGCTGGGGACCGCCTTTACCGTCTCCTTTGACGCCAAAAACGGTGTCGGACGTGGGATTTCGGCCGAGGATCGGGCGGTGACTATCTTAGCCGCAACGCGGGACGGTGCGCGGTCTGAAGACTTTGTCATGCCCGGCCACGTTTTTCCCCTGCGCGCCCGTCGGGGGGGCGTGCTGGTGCGGACCGGTCAGACCGAGGGGGCGGTCGATTTGTCCCGTCTGGCCGGTTTCAAGCCCCTGGGCGTCATCTGTGAGATCATGCGTGATGACGGCACCATGGCCCGCCTACCCGACCTGGAAGAATTCGCGGCGACGCATAATCTGAAAATCGCAACGATTGCCGACCTGATCCAGTATCGGTTGCGTCACGACTCTCTCGTCCATCACGTGGACGAGGCCCGCCTGCCAACGCGCTCGGGGGGAGATTTTGCCGCCCACGTGTATACCAGCGATGTTGATGATCAGGAGCACCTGGTGCTGGTCAAGGGCGAGATTTCACCCGAGGAGCCGGTCTTGGTCCGAGCCCATACCGAATATGTGTTTGGCGATGTCTTTGGCTATAGCGCGGCCAATACCAGCGCGCTGATCAGACGCTCAATGGAACTGATTGAAGCCGAGGGCAAAGGGGTGATTCTGTATCTCAGACAGGAGGGACAGGGGGCACAGCTGCTGCGTGAAAAAGCGTCGCCGAGGAAACGCGGCAGTGCGGCCCGCGAGGCTGTCGTCTCCGGACCGGGCTCGCAGCCGAACGATTTTCGCGATTACGGGATCGGGGCGCAAATCCTGCGCAGCCTTGGCGTCCGCAAGATGCGTTTGCTGACCAATTCGCCACGACGCCTGGTGAGTCTCCCCGGCTACGGTCTGGAGATTGTGGAATGTGTTCCGCTGAATAAGGCGACCCCCCAGACCCCGGCCAAGACCAAAAAGAAGTCGGTCCGCTCGCGCCAGACCCGGGCTTCCGCATAG
- a CDS encoding ammonium transporter, giving the protein MDSGDTTWLLTSSAIVLMMTAPGLALFYGGLVRRKNSLSTIMQSFILMAVMSVQWVLWGYTLAFGPDIGSLIGGLDWLGLVGVGGEPSDYAPTVPHQAFMIFQGMFAIITPALITGAVADRMKFSGFLVFIVLWATFVYDPLAHWVWGGGWIGAMGALDFAGGTVVHISSGISALAAAIVLGKRRGYPQEPMPPHNLPFTVIGAALLWVGWFGFNAGSALAADAIATSAFVATNTAAAAATLGWMFTEWAVRGKPTVLGAASGAVAGLVGITPGAGFVTPLAALVIGAIAGVLCFFACNLKSRLGYDDSLDVVGIHGVGGTVGALLTGVFASPAVNSAGVGLLYGNPGQLWTQFVSVLATIVYCFVVAFILLKIVDTLIGLRVDEEDEDLGLDLSQHGENAYTI; this is encoded by the coding sequence ATTGACAGCGGAGACACCACCTGGCTGCTGACCTCTTCGGCCATCGTCCTGATGATGACCGCCCCGGGCTTGGCCCTGTTCTATGGGGGCCTCGTCCGTCGCAAGAACAGCCTGTCAACCATTATGCAGAGTTTCATCCTGATGGCCGTGATGAGCGTCCAGTGGGTATTGTGGGGCTATACCTTGGCCTTCGGGCCGGATATCGGCAGTCTCATCGGCGGTCTGGACTGGCTGGGGCTGGTCGGGGTCGGCGGCGAGCCGAGCGATTACGCCCCGACCGTTCCCCACCAGGCATTCATGATCTTCCAGGGCATGTTTGCCATCATCACCCCGGCGCTCATCACCGGGGCGGTTGCCGACCGCATGAAGTTCAGCGGTTTCCTGGTCTTCATAGTCCTGTGGGCCACCTTTGTGTACGACCCCCTGGCTCACTGGGTGTGGGGCGGCGGCTGGATCGGCGCCATGGGTGCCCTGGACTTTGCCGGAGGAACGGTGGTCCACATCAGCTCGGGCATTTCGGCGCTGGCCGCAGCCATCGTCCTGGGCAAACGGCGCGGCTATCCCCAGGAGCCGATGCCGCCCCACAATCTGCCCTTCACCGTCATCGGAGCGGCCCTGCTGTGGGTCGGCTGGTTCGGTTTTAATGCCGGCAGCGCCCTGGCCGCCGACGCCATTGCCACCAGCGCTTTTGTGGCGACCAATACCGCTGCGGCGGCCGCAACCCTGGGCTGGATGTTCACCGAGTGGGCGGTTCGGGGCAAGCCGACCGTGCTGGGTGCGGCCAGCGGCGCGGTGGCCGGCTTGGTCGGCATTACGCCGGGAGCGGGCTTCGTGACTCCCCTGGCCGCGCTCGTCATCGGGGCGATCGCCGGGGTATTGTGCTTCTTCGCCTGTAATCTCAAGAGCCGTCTGGGCTATGACGATTCGCTCGATGTGGTCGGGATTCACGGCGTCGGCGGAACGGTCGGAGCGCTGCTCACCGGTGTCTTTGCCTCACCGGCCGTCAACTCGGCCGGCGTGGGACTGCTGTACGGCAATCCCGGCCAGCTATGGACCCAGTTCGTGTCCGTCCTGGCCACAATCGTCTACTGCTTTGTGGTCGCCTTTATTCTGCTCAAGATAGTCGACACGCTCATCGGTCTGCGGGTGGACGAAGAGGACGAAGACCTGGGGCTCGACCTGTCCCAGCACGGCGAGAACGCCTACACCATTTGA
- a CDS encoding 1-deoxy-D-xylulose-5-phosphate reductoisomerase, protein MRKLAVLGSTGSIGVTTLAVAERFPEQFQVVALAAGRNVAKLVEQVRRFQPDLVSLATEDDARALKDQLPQFGGTVLCGAEGLLATATHPEADMLMAALVGAVGLPPTLAGIRAGKTIALANKEALVIAGELMTREAKRSGVSLLPVDSEHNAIFQALQGQTRERVKRILLTASGGPFRQRPTAELADVSVEEALQHPTWKMGNKITIDSATLMNKGLEVIEARWLFDLPPEQVSVIVHPQSIVHSMVEYMDGSVLAQLGIPDMAVPISYILAYPDRLPLKHLPSLDLTAVAQLEFFAPDFDKFPCLGLAYAALRQGGTCPAVLNAANEVTVEHFLNGQLRFPDIAALNERVLDAHTPAPVTDLDSLLEADSWARTQARQLITRLQPGAAA, encoded by the coding sequence ATGAGAAAGCTGGCCGTACTGGGCTCAACCGGTTCTATCGGCGTGACAACCCTCGCCGTTGCCGAACGGTTTCCTGAGCAGTTTCAGGTGGTGGCACTGGCCGCAGGCCGGAATGTGGCCAAACTGGTGGAGCAGGTGCGGCGTTTTCAGCCCGATCTGGTGTCCCTGGCCACTGAAGATGACGCACGCGCGTTGAAAGACCAGCTGCCCCAGTTTGGCGGCACGGTCCTGTGCGGGGCGGAAGGACTGCTGGCGACGGCCACCCATCCCGAGGCCGACATGCTGATGGCCGCCCTGGTCGGAGCTGTCGGACTCCCGCCGACCCTGGCCGGTATACGGGCCGGCAAAACCATTGCGCTGGCCAACAAAGAAGCCCTGGTCATTGCCGGCGAGTTGATGACGCGCGAGGCAAAGCGGTCCGGCGTAAGCCTGCTGCCGGTGGATAGCGAGCACAACGCGATTTTCCAGGCCCTCCAGGGGCAGACCCGCGAGCGGGTCAAGCGCATTCTGCTGACCGCCTCGGGCGGTCCCTTCCGACAACGTCCGACTGCCGAGCTGGCCGACGTGAGTGTCGAAGAGGCGCTCCAGCATCCGACCTGGAAGATGGGCAACAAGATCACGATCGACTCGGCGACCCTGATGAATAAAGGGCTTGAGGTAATTGAGGCGCGCTGGCTGTTTGATCTGCCGCCGGAACAGGTGTCGGTGATCGTCCATCCGCAGAGCATTGTCCATTCGATGGTCGAATATATGGACGGCTCGGTACTGGCCCAGCTCGGGATTCCCGATATGGCCGTCCCGATTTCGTATATCTTGGCTTATCCTGACCGCCTGCCGCTCAAACACTTGCCCAGTTTGGATCTGACTGCGGTGGCGCAACTCGAATTTTTTGCCCCCGATTTTGACAAATTCCCGTGCCTGGGCTTGGCCTATGCGGCTCTGCGGCAGGGGGGGACGTGTCCGGCCGTGCTGAATGCGGCCAATGAGGTGACGGTTGAGCACTTCCTGAACGGGCAGCTGCGCTTCCCCGATATTGCCGCGCTCAATGAGCGGGTGTTGGACGCCCACACGCCTGCTCCGGTGACCGACCTCGACAGCCTGCTCGAAGCCGACAGCTGGGCGCGTACCCAGGCCCGGCAGCTGATCACGCGCTTACAGCCCGGGGCGGCGGCGTAA